A window from Pseudomonadota bacterium encodes these proteins:
- the murD gene encoding UDP-N-acetylmuramoyl-L-alanine--D-glutamate ligase — translation MKIADLAGKKVAILGAGVEGRAALTAIGSRIGYEQLTLLDEKTLDPHVEAATRWGPLAELELEHFDVVIRSPGFSVYRPELVAARQAGVRFSSGTELWLAEGPGAPVLAVTGTKGKSTTSSLVTHLLTAAGLTARLGGNIGQPLLSFLDLKDQHKLPGWFVVELSSYQIVDLAGSVEIAVLTNLLADHLDWHGSLAQYHRDKRRLLAMASRGTVAHESARAALAGQGVSEWAGSDASWQVRGSEVRRAGKKIGELAGWRLPGRHNLDNLEVALAAAAVAGADVEASLAEIRNFDPLPHRLQPVPSVRRPRCINDSIATTPDATIAAIRCFSEEPLVLIVGGFERQQDWAGLARELEAAPVTEVIVQGEGAERLSATLASLAPSQKHRRCSDLAAAVALALLSCDEGGVILLSPGAPSFDQFADFKERGETFIRLCQVR, via the coding sequence GTGAAAATCGCTGACCTCGCCGGCAAGAAGGTGGCGATCCTCGGTGCCGGGGTTGAAGGTCGCGCGGCGCTGACGGCGATCGGCAGTCGAATTGGTTATGAGCAGCTAACCCTGCTGGATGAAAAGACGCTCGATCCGCATGTCGAAGCCGCCACCCGCTGGGGACCCCTGGCGGAGCTGGAGCTTGAACATTTTGACGTGGTGATCCGCTCGCCGGGGTTCAGCGTGTATCGGCCCGAGCTGGTGGCCGCAAGGCAGGCAGGCGTTCGCTTTAGCAGCGGCACTGAACTATGGCTGGCCGAGGGCCCCGGCGCGCCGGTCCTGGCGGTCACGGGCACCAAGGGCAAAAGCACAACCAGCAGTCTGGTCACTCACCTGCTGACCGCAGCTGGCCTCACGGCGCGTCTCGGGGGCAATATCGGTCAGCCGTTACTCAGCTTTCTGGATCTGAAGGATCAGCACAAACTCCCCGGCTGGTTTGTGGTGGAGCTGTCGTCGTATCAGATCGTCGACCTTGCCGGGTCGGTGGAAATCGCGGTGCTGACCAATCTGCTGGCGGACCATCTTGACTGGCACGGCAGCCTGGCCCAGTACCACCGGGACAAGCGGCGTCTGCTGGCGATGGCGAGCCGCGGCACCGTCGCTCACGAGAGCGCCAGGGCGGCACTCGCAGGGCAGGGGGTGTCCGAGTGGGCCGGCAGCGACGCGAGCTGGCAGGTCCGGGGTAGTGAGGTGCGAAGGGCCGGAAAGAAGATCGGTGAACTCGCTGGCTGGCGACTGCCGGGACGTCACAATCTGGACAATCTTGAGGTTGCTCTGGCGGCAGCGGCGGTGGCAGGCGCTGACGTCGAGGCCTCGCTCGCTGAGATTCGAAATTTTGACCCGCTACCCCACCGACTTCAGCCCGTTCCTTCAGTCCGACGACCCCGCTGTATCAACGACAGCATCGCTACCACGCCGGACGCCACAATCGCCGCGATCCGCTGCTTTAGCGAAGAACCGCTGGTGCTCATTGTGGGCGGCTTTGAGCGACAGCAGGATTGGGCGGGGCTGGCGCGGGAGCTCGAAGCCGCGCCGGTCACGGAAGTGATCGTCCAGGGAGAGGGGGCCGAGCGTCTGTCGGCTACGCTGGCGTCGCTAGCCCCTTCGCAAAAGCACCGGCGCTGTTCAGACCTTGCCGCGGCGGTGGCGCTGGCGCTTTTGTCCTGTGACGAGGGTGGGGTGATTCTGCTGTCGCCGGGCGCGCCCAGCTTCGATCAGTTTGCGGATTTTAAGGAGCGTGGGGAGACCTTTATCCGCCTTTGCCAGGTGCGGTGA